A genome region from Coffea arabica cultivar ET-39 chromosome 7e, Coffea Arabica ET-39 HiFi, whole genome shotgun sequence includes the following:
- the LOC113701004 gene encoding cyclin-D3-2: MVTLSHSQQQPPQIQLQNLIFDGLYCEEERFDEVLGSGLGFEQDESDYYYYCDKKSLTLLENDLFWEDEELVSLLSKEKEAHLGNNRSSNLDSDGLLMVARKEGVGWMLRVIGHYGFTPMTAVLAVSYYDRFISSLCFQRDKPWMSQLAAVACLSIAAKVEEIQVPLLLDFQVESAKFVFEAKTIQRMELLVLSTLQWKMKLVTPLSFIDHIVRRFGLMTNRNLEFLKRCEDLLLSVIADAKLVHYLPSVIASATMLIVVKDIDPCRLMEYQNQLMDALKVSKETINECYKLILEIMDDQGNKHYQNGKRKHQPIPGSPNGVVDAYFSCDSSNDSWDVVLSASPSKQMFKRSRVQDKLMML; encoded by the exons ATGGTTACCCTTTCACATTCTCAACAACAGCCACCACAAATCCAGCTCCAAAATCTAATCTTTGATGGCCTTTACTGTGAGGAAGAGCGTTTTGATGAGGTTTTGGGAAGTGGGCTTGGTTTTGAACAAGATGAGAGtgactactactactactgtgACAAAAAGAGCTtaactttattagaaaatgacCTATTTTGGGAAGATGAGGAGCTTGTCTCTCTTTTATCTAAAGAAAAAGAGGCTCATTTGGGGAATAATAGGAGCAGTAATCTTGACTCAGATGGGCTTTTAATGGTGGCTAGAAAAGAGGGTGTTGGATGGATGTTAAGGGTCATTGGACATTATGGTTTTACCCCGATGACTGCTGTTTTAGCTGTGAGTTACTATGATAGATTCATATCTAGCCTCTGTTTTCAGAGGGATAAGCCATGGATGAGTCAACTCGCTGCTGTCGCTTGTCTTTCTATTGCTGCCAAGGTGGAGGAGATCCAAGTGCCCCTTCTGTTAGACTTTCAA GTGGAAAGTGCGAAATTTGTTTTTGAGGCGAAGACCATTCAGAGAATGGAACTTCTGGTGCTGTCTACTCTTCAATGGAAGATGAAGCTGGTGACACCTCTTTCATTCATTGACCACATCGTGAGGAGATTTGGATTGATGACTAACAGGAATTTGGAGTTTCTTAAGAGGTGTGAGGACCTCCTTCTCTCTGTCATTGCTG ATGCTAAGCTTGTGCATTATCTGCCATCTGTGATTGCTTCTGCTACAATGTTGATCGTTGTTAAAGACATTGATCCTTGTAGATTAATGGAATATCAGAATCAGCTGATGGATGCTCTGAAGGTTAGCAAG GAGACCATAAATGAGTGCTATAAACTCATCCTGGAGATAATGGATGATCAAGGAAACAAGCATTACCAAAATGGCAAGCGCAAACATCAGCCGATACCAGGCAGCCCAAATGGTGTCGTTGATGCATACTTTAGCTGCGACAGCTCTAATGATTCGTGGGATGTGGTACTTTCTGCATCACCATCGAAGCAGATGTTCAAGAGAAGCAGAGTTCAGGACAAGTTAATGATGTTATAA